In a genomic window of Oncorhynchus kisutch isolate 150728-3 linkage group LG9, Okis_V2, whole genome shotgun sequence:
- the LOC109896715 gene encoding enoyl-CoA hydratase domain-containing protein 3, mitochondrial-like has product MARNLFYRAANIVQLSRFTLLVGSKSLCTQIPAEPLTVRQQTNGIRSITLNNPKKRNALSLSMLESLRGNILADIDSDDLRVIVISAKGPVFSSGHDLKELTSAQGRDYHFKVFQACSEVMTLIQDISVPVIAMVNGVATAAGCQLVASCDIAVVTEKSTFATPGVNVGLFCSTPAVAIGRAVPKKVAMEMLFTGSPISAQDALLHGLVSKVVPEERLEEETLAIARRVCQASRPVVALGKATFHRQMAQGRDAAYAIASRVMVDNLALRDGQEGIRAFIEKRKPVWTNKAEKAHDE; this is encoded by the exons ATGGCTCGAAATTTGTTTTATCGTGCTGCTAATATTGTCCAACTCAGCAGGTTTACACTTCTAGTTGGGTCAAAGTCACTTTGTACGCAAATTCCAGCGGAGCCACTGACTGTCAGACAGCAAACCAATGGAATAAG GAGTATAACCTTGAACAACCCGAAGAAGAGGAatgccctgtctctgtccatgcTGGAATCACTAAGAGGCAACATCCTGGCTGACATCGACAGCGACGACCTCAGAGTCATCGTCATATCAG ctAAGGGTCCAGTGTTCTCCTCTGGGCATGACCTGAAGGAGCTGACATCAGCACAGGGCAGAGATTACCACTTCAAGGTGTTTCAGGCCTGCTCAGAG GTTATGACCCTGATACAAGACATTTCTGTGCCTGTGATTGCCATGGTGAATGGGGTTGCCACAGCAGCAGGATGCCAGCTTGTTGCCAGTTGTGACATTGCCGTGGTGACGGAGAAGTCCACCTTCGCCACGCCAGGGGTCAACGTGGGTCTGTTCTGCTCAACACCAGCCGTGGCAATAGGAAGAGCTGTCCCCAAgaag GTTGCCATGGAGATGCTGTTCACAGGAAGCCCGATCTCGGCTCAGGATGCTTTGCTGCACGGGCTGGTCAGTAAGGTGGTTCCTGAGGAGCGTCTAGAGGAGGAGACGTTAGCCATCGCACGGCGGGTCTGTCAGGCCAGTCGGCCCGTTGTAGCCCTTGGCAAGGCCACCttccacag ACAGATGGCCCAGGGTCGGGATGCGGCCTACGCTATAGCCTCTCGTGTCATGGTGGATAACCTGGCTCTCAGAGACGGACAGGAGGGGATACGGGCCTTCATAGAGAAACGGAAGCCTGTGTGGACAAACAAAGCAGAGAAGGCCCATGATGAGTGA